From a region of the Ascochyta rabiei chromosome 22, complete sequence genome:
- a CDS encoding [Histone H3]-lysine(4) N-trimethyltransferase yields the protein MPRQLGGVRGGLTLEKLASYDDVITDALVDKVYYWTTIRKNHGGRFAASRGMHEEDIADRIRRHVIWDKDPAEAVQELLKLPGLRKFMAGMKDDKDQEQFKRHLRRYVNIYLPDCPFEVTTTNRYMITEHEASITARRDINPREEIKYLTGVQVAMTEDQEQKLELARKDFSLVISSRKKTRSLFLGPARFANHDCDANARLSTKGYDGMQIVAAKPIEAGDEITVSYGEDYFGENNEECLCNTCEERGVNGWAPMKRIEESDDEEEGDSAKPAQSHKRKSASLEDDTARELTPRKKGRLMPKSPQTKQRAPEQLREATLRKAHSTSSLPVSSIEDAEAPISTSSSTSPKARDMRNLQRDGLLTPLTVSLDGTSSSRDTSPQSLVHSPKSAHSTDATSIDDDHLPEVLPKIKIEAEALHENPTLGVATLLTQTTTTTVNAPLPPLFFPDNDSTSDLSDLSDSLEFDSEHEQIVKRRYRPSLRTTRSKSNNHHQNRIGTPIDLTPEAGWVENKRRRGDYVTSSACLSAKYSKWVECQTCDVEFVQQDGYNTRKECPRCERHSKLYGFRWPKTEKEGKRDKDKRVLDHRTVNRFVDPEEERELKQNKTNKMLRKSLIERYSTPRSERSSLSTSVDVDTPPRRRRKAARTTM from the exons ATGCCACGCCAACTCGGGGGCGTTCGGGGCGGTCTCACGCTGGAGAAGTTGGCTTCGTACGACGACGTGATCACGGACGCGCTGGTTGACAAG GTCTACTACTGGACCACCATCCGCAAGAACCATGGCGGGCGCTTCGCAGCGTCTCGCGGCATGCACGAGGAGGACATTGCCGACCGCATCCGCAGGCATGTCATCTGGGACAAGGACCCCGCCGAGGCCGTACAGGAGCTGCTGAAGCTCCCCGGACTGCGCAAGTTCATGGCCGGCATGAAGGATGACAAGGACCAGGAGCAGTTCAAGCGGCACCTCAGGCGATACGTCAACATCTACCTGCCCGATTGCCCGTTCGAagtcaccaccaccaaccGCTACATGATCACCGAGCACGAAGCCTCCATCACCGCACGCAGAGACATCAACCCGCGCGAAGAGATCAAGTACCTGACCGGCGTCCAGGTCGCCATGACCGAGGACCAGGAGCAGAAGCTGGAGCTGGCGCGCAAGGACTTTAGTCTCGTCATCTCGAGCAGGAAGAAGACGCGCTCGCTTTTCTTGGGTCCCGCTCGATTTGCAAACCACGACTGCGATGCGAATGCGCGGCTATCCACCAAGGGCTACGACGGCATGCAGATTGTTGCAGCAAAACCAATCGAAGCCGGTGACGAGATCACCGTCTCGTACGGCGAGGACTACTTTGGCGAAAACAATGAGGAGTGTCTCTGTAACACCTGCGAAGAGCGAGGGGTAAACGGGTGGGCGCCGATGAAGCGGATAGAAGAGagcgacgacgaggaagagggCGATTCTGCGAAGCCTGCGCAGAGTCACAAGCGCAAATCGGCATCGTTGGAAGACGACACAGCGCGCGAGCTGACGCCTCGAAAGAAAGGTCGGCTCATGCCAAAATCACCCCAAACGAAACAGCGCGCCCCAGAACAGTTGCGAGAAGCGACGTTGAGGAAGGCCCACAGTACTTCATCACTACCCGTCAGCAGTATTGAGGATGCGGAAGCTCCAATTTCAACTTCCAGTTCGACTTCACCCAAGGCGCGCGACATGCGCAACCTGCAGCGCGATGGCCTCCTTACCCCCCTCACCGTGAGCCTGGACGGAACCAGCTCTTCACGCGACACAAGCCCGCAATCGCTTGTGCACTCGCCGAAGTCTGCGCATTCCACCGACGCCACCTCCATCGATGACGACCACCTGCCCGAAGTCCTGCCCAAGATCAAAATCGAAGCCGAAGCCCTGCACGAAAATCCCACGCTAGGAGTGGCTACGCTCTTGACGCAAACCACCACAACAACGGTAAACGCCCCGTTGCCTCCCCTTTTTTTTCCCGACAACGACAGCACGTCAGACCTCAGCGACCTCTCAGACAGCCTTGAGTTTGACAGCGAGCATGAGCAGATTGTCAAGCGCAGATACCGCCCGTCACTACGCACAACACGTTCAAAATCTAACAACCACCACCAGAACCGCATCGGCACGCCCATCGACCTCACGCCAGAGGCAGGATGGGTCGAGAACAAGCGCAGACGCGGTGACTACGTGACCAGCAGCGCCTGCCTCTCGGCCAAGTACAGCAAGTGGGTCGAGTGCCAAACGTGTGATGTCGAGTTTGTTCAACAGGACGGCTACAACACGCGTAAAGAGTGTCCACGGTGCGAGCGCCACTCGAAGCTGTACGGGTTTAGATGGCCCAAAACCGAGAAGGAGGGAAAGCGCGACAAGGACAAGCGCGTCCTCGACCACCGCACCGTCAACCGATTCGTCGACCCGGAGGAAGAGCGCGAGCTGAAGCAGAACAAGACGAACAAGATGCTGAGGAAGAGCCTGATCGAGCGATACTCGACTCCGAGGAGCGAGCGCAGCAGCTTGAGCACGAGTGTGGACGTGGACACGCCgccgaggagaaggaggaaggCTGCTAGGACAACAATGTAA
- a CDS encoding 54S ribosomal protein L38, mitochondrial, protein MIQLKTLVNCIDNSGAAIVECVNVLRSKRPAKVGDRIVVVVKKQRNFGPETGNSVSVSAANKVRRGDVRHAVVVRTAKKWQRPDGSVVKFDDNACVLINKAGEPIGSRVSGVVAAELRKNQWSKILSLAPMHV, encoded by the exons ATGATCCAGCTCAAG ACGCTCGTAAACTGCATCGACAACTCGGGCGCCGCCATCGTCGAGTGCGTCAACGTGCTGCGCTCCAAGCGACCAGCCAAAGTCG GCGACCGCATCGTGGTCGTGGTGAAGAAGCAGCGCAACTTCGGCCCGGAGACGGGCAACAGCGTGTCGGTCAGCGCCGCGAACAAGGTGCGCCGCGGCGATGTGCGGCACGCGGTCGTGGTGCGCACGGCGAAGAAGTGGCAGCGGCCGGACGGCAGCGTGGTCAAGTTCGACGACAACGCATGTGTGCTTATCAACAAGGCCGGCGAGCCGATTGGGTCGAGGGTCAGTGGCGTTGTGGCTGCTGAGCTGAGGAAGAACCAGTGGTCCAAGATCCTGTCGCTGGCGCCCATGCACGTCTAA
- a CDS encoding Bud site selection protein bud4 gives MSRNEAVSPLRINKTPTASPAKATARPLSEIAPGEHRRNSPSFDQTTKRILLPKESSPFASSPFQNSPRLFWKEQTTSPRDRLENSENSFNDDAQQPLSPKRSSIENLKKQSRVKNSSIFAREQMHAYDPTSLQPLDRPLAAGRPLSTSIQGNAFAGAGLNGLRQHHPSPDESHRRADKSSHAPTLSSIQTSPAKLPTQSTFASPFSSPTKDRPSSSAGRASPTKSSLVNNGRFNSPHYNPDASVLSDDDDDDDMKHPTPRALRRHAKSVTFDAAPPTITEYELVTPDPSAASGSREGSYEETDDEEEMSFDQDDSFDASLEDTEKTPVVLPEDWRHVSPDNANTSLTDLYDDVFDQRDSSPAAGAQPNGAPTGSPQASQPSEGSPRPLPPLPGMGLNRPGSSGGDASRSLPQPPPVSGFSKADLLNRRESSMSLEDRLRLMNFDGDRDTSTPTQESHDKTAEGEVAVHVDEVDVDDDASVLTADNEQDPSIPRISRESILRRVKSQKFDDQEESYAYDAESSPERSYGNLADLDPDVPIPSRECSSNFDETAHQPQPIPESEADSLLDAYQHVDGSTLSQIDDYDGEQFDREGSDDSQSSVIRHPVKHDTDEAESVGDDASISQYSSQPDEQPDEQPDEQPDEQPYEEPAQPAVLSTAEHHEEHHEEHPEEQPTSQSTIDSSGPPTPTVAPDSPSAAEKKARQDELFANFDRERSMDLSLDPLKASFTTAPSPLDTAPKLEAMRDFLHRPATPDADEVGAEEEYATSDGAGSPDSVVRNPVVISPPEVDSDVEVPQREATIRGTGGHKLRTRPSLIPDEVDMAATRRQVSGTYPPPVPERSPKRQSLNFEIGHVDEDSQLSLATMERRMLDLDLGDDNNDLSFGLDNEFDKIIESQKKGYLMRENTKVVVASSRQFSDEARAAETAATADSTTGEKLAKAPTRKASYERKKAWTTEPWNGKARRKSLRTASGARKARTSGVAPPLPGQESAVAALDAVTEQGDDEFEDGEERGRVFVKVIGVKDLDLPLPKTERTWFQLTLDNGLHCVTTSWLELGHSAPIGQEFELVVLDDLEFQLTLQTKLEPPARQPEVFTAAPPRAVTKKTSGSTFRNLLSSPKKRKEQERRAQEEADRLALQQQQDAQAAAKRNQKATAWDLLHDLVGQDGSFARAYVCLSNHESHAYGRPLTVDIPCFNEWAVDDSGVSSVKSKRGGVVRRPPYRVGKLTVQLLYVPKPKNATDDDMPKSMNACVRELKEAEEVKDKTWEGFLSQQGGDCPYWRRRFFRLNGTVLTAFHETTLQRRATINLAKATKLLDDKSALKQPSATKSGGRRKSAFAEDEEGYMFVEEGFRIRFANGEVIDFYADDREKKEDWMKVLSECVGKDIASGKAWTHMVLEKERKDKATKPKSKAGAPNPGGDATRRPSHTRTQSHEVYSKSTPSSPVKPAHARTQSFAPTPPPKERDPRMAPAPAPRPRPQTQMQPDTGSKGRRDQVRSMIF, from the exons ATGTCGCGCAACGAAGCG GTCTCGCCGCTGCGCATCAACAAAACGCCGACCGCCTCGCCCGCAAAGGCCACAGCCCGTCCGCTCTCCGAGATTGCGCCCGGCGAGCACAGGAGGAATTCTCCAAGCTTCGACCAGACAACAAAG CGCATCCTTCTCCCCAAGGAATCCTCGCCCTTTGCCTCCTCGCCTTTCCAGAACAGCCCGCGCCTGTTCTGGAAAGAGCAGACCACCTCCCCACGCGACCGCCTGGAGAACTCGGAGAACAGCTTCAACGATGATGCCCAGCAGCCCCTGTCGCCCAAGCGCAGCTCCATTGAGAACCTCAAGAAGCAGTCGCGTGTCAAGAACAGCAGCATCTTCGCCCGTGAGCAGATGCACGCCTACGACCCCACCTCGCTCCAGCCCTTGGACCGCCCCCTGGCTGCCGGTCGCCCCCTGAGCACCTCCATCCAGGGCAACGCCTTCGCTGGCGCCGGTCTCAACGGCCTGCGCCAGCACCACCCCTCGCCGGACGAGAGCCACCGCCGCGCCGACAAGTCGTCACACGCCCCCACACTGAGCTCCATCCAGACATCACCCGCCAAGCTGCCCACACAGTCCACCTTCGCCTCGCCCTTTTCTTCGCCGACAAAAGACCGTCCCTCATCGTCTGCTGGCCGCGCCTCCCCCACCAAGTCGTCGCTCGTCAACAATGGCCGCTTCAACTCGCCGCACTACAACCCAGACGCGAGCGTCCTgtccgacgacgacgacgacgacgacatgAAGCACCCGACACCGCGCGCACTGCGCCGCCATGCCAAGAGCGTGACCTTCGACGCCGCTCCACCCACCATCACAGAGTACGAGCTGGTCACGCCCGACCCTTCAGCAGCCTCAGGCTCGCGCGAGGGCAGCTACGAGGAGACggacgacgaggaagagATGAGCTTCGACCAGGACGACAGCTTCGACGCCTCGCTCGAAGACACGGAGAAGACGCCCGTCGTCCTTCCCGAGGACTGGCGCCACGTGAGCCCAGACAACGCAAACACATCCTTGACCGACCTCTACGACGACGTCTTCGACCAGCGCGATTCCAGCCCCGCCGCCGGCGCACAGCCCAACGGCGCTCCCACCGGCTCGCCACAGGCCTCACAGCCCTCCGAAGGCTCGCCCAGGCCACTCCCACCTCTTCCTGGCATGGGCCTGAACCGGCCGGGCTCGAGCGGTGGCGACGCGTCGAGGTCACTACCCCAGCCCCCTCCCGTTTCCGGCTTCTCCAAGGCCGATCTCCTCAACAGACGCGAAAGCTCCATGTCTCTGGAAGACCGCCTTCGTCTTATGAACTTTGATGGCGACCGCGACACCTCCACCCCGACCCAGGAGAGCCACGACAAGACCGCCGAGGGCGAGGTAGCGGTCCACGTGGATGAGGTCGacgtcgacgacgacgcATCGGTCCTTACCGCCGACAACGAGCAGGACCCTTCGATTCCTCGCATCTCGCGCGAGTCCATTCTGCGCAGGGTCAAGAGCCAGAAGTTCGACGACCAGGAAGAGAGCTACGCCTACGATGCCGAGTCGAGTCCTGAGCGCAGCTACGGCAACCTGGCCGATCTCGATCCTGATGTCCCCATTCCTTCCCGCGAATGCTCGTCCAACTTCGACGAGACGGCCCACCAGCCTCAGCCAATCCCCGAATCCGAGGCCGACAGCCTTCTCGACGCATATCAGCATGTCGACGGCTCCACCCTCTCTCAGATCGACGACTACGATGGCGAGCAGTTTGATCGCGAGGGCTCAGACGACTCGCAGAGCTCAGTCATTCGTCATCCAGTCAAACACGACACGGATGAGGCCGAGTCGGTGGGAGACGATGCCAGCATCAGCCAGTACTCGTCTCAGCCAGACGAGCAGCCAGACGAGCAGCCAGACGAGCAGCCAGACGAGCAGCCATACGAGGAACCTGCTCAACCGGCTGTACTGTCCACGGCGGAGCACCACGAGGAGCACCACGAGGAGCACCCCGAGGAGCAGCCGACATCACAAAGCACCATCGACAGCTCTGGACCACCGACACCTACCGTCGCTCCCGACTCCCCGTCTGCGGCAGAGAAGAAGGCTCGTCAGGATGAGCTCTTTGCCAACTTTGATCGCGAGCGATCCATGGACTTGAGCCTCGATCCTCTCAAGGCATCCTTTACCACCGCACCAAGCCCTCTGGACACGGCTCCCAAGCTCGAGGCTATGCGCGACTTCCTGCACCGTCCTGCCACGCCTGACGCTGATGAAGTGGGCGCCGAGGAAGAGTACGCAACATCAGACGGGGCTGGCAGCCCGGATTCTGTCGTTCGAAACCCGGTCGTCATCTCACCGCCCGAGGTAGACTCGGACGTCGAGGTACCCCAGCGCGAGGCGACCATCCGCGGTACGGGCGGCCACAAGCTTAGGACGCGTCCTTCGCTCATCCCCGACGAGGTCGACATGGCAGCTACCCGCCGCCAAGTCAGTGGAACCTACCCTCCCCCGGTCCCTGAGAGAAGCCCGAAGCGCCAGTCGCTCAACTTTGAGATTGGCCACGTGGATGAAGACTCTCAGCTGAGCCTTGCCACAATGGAGAGGCGCATGCTCGATCTGGACTTGGgcgacgacaacaacgaccTCAGCTTCGGCCTCGACAACGAGTTTGACAAGATCATCGAGTCTCAAAAG AAGGGCTACCTCATGCGAGAAAACACAAAGGTCGTCGTTGCCAGCAGCCGACAGTTCAGCGACGAAGCCCGTGCTGCAGAAACCGCTGCCACGGCTGACTCCACCACGGGCGAGAAGCTCGCGAAAGCTCCCACTCGCAAGGCCAGCTACGAGCGCAAGAAGGCCTGGACCACCGAGCCGTGGAACGGCAAGGCCCGCCGCAAGAGCCTCCGAACTGCATCGGGAGCCCGCAAGGCCCGCACCTCTGGTGTCGCTCCTCCGCTTCCCGGCCAGGaatctgctgttgctgctctcGATGCCGTCACCGAGCAGGGTGACGATGAGTTCGAGGACGGCGAGGAGCGCGGTCGTGTATTCGTCAAGGTGATTGGTGTCAAGGATCTCGACCTCCCGCTGCCGAAAA CTGAGCGCACATGGTTCCAGCTGACGCTCGACAACGGTCTGCACTGTGTCACCACCTCATGGCTGGAGCTGGGTCACTCTGCTCCGATCGGACAAGAGTTTGAGCTCGTCGTTCTCGACGACCTCGAGTTCCAGCTTACCTTGCAGACCAAGCTTGAGCCGCCAGCGCGTCAACCAGAGGTGTTTACGGCCGCCCCACCGAGGGCTGTCACGAAGAAGACGTCGGGTTCAACATTCCGCAACCTCCTCTCGTCTCCCAAGAAGCGCAAGGAGCAAGAGCGCCGTGCACAGGAGGAGGCCGACCGTCTTGCTCTTCAACAGCAGCAAGACGCCCAGGCTGCCGCCAAGCGCAACCAAAAGGCCACCGCCTGGGATCTCCTGCACGACCTTGTCGGCCAGGATGGTTCCTTCGCGCGCGCCTACGTCTGCCTCAGCAACCACGAGAGCCACGCGTACGGACGTCCTCTGACTGTCGACATTCCCTGCTTCAACGAGTGGGCTGTCGATGACAGTGGGGTCAGCAGCGTCAAGAGCAAGCGTGGTGGTGTCGTTCGGCGACCGCCCTACCGCGTCGGCAAGCTTACCGTCCAGCTTCTGTATGTGCCCAAGCCCAAGAACGCGACCGACGACGACATGCCCAAGAGCATGAACGCCTGCGTTCGCGAGCTCAAGGAGGCCGAAGAGGTCAAGGACAAGACCTGGGAGGGTTTCCTGAGCCAACAAGGCGGTGACTGCCCG TACTGGCGCCGCCGCTTTTTCCGCTTGAACGGCACAGTCTTGACGGCTTTCCACGAGACGACACTGCAGCGTCGCGCCACCATCAACCTCGCAAAGGCCACCAAGTTGCTTGATGACAAGAGCGCGCTGAAGCAGCCATCCGCGACCAAGTCTGGAGGCCGCCGCAAATCGGCATTCGCAGAAGACGAGGAGGGCTACATGTTTGTCGAGGAAGGTTTCCGCATCCGCTTTGCAAACGGCGAGGTCATTGACTTCTACGCCGACGACCgtgagaagaaggaggactGGATGAAGGTCCTGTCTGAGTGCGTCGGCAAAGACATTGCCTCTGGCAAGGCCTGGACCCACATGGTGCTCGAGAAGGAGCGCAAGGACAAGGCGACCAAGCCCAAGTCCAAGGCCGGCGCTCCCAACCCAGGGGGAGACGCGACCCGCCGACCCTCTCACACCCGCACCCAGTCGCACGAGGTCTACAGCAAGTCGACTCCGTCCAGCCCCGTCAAGCCAGCACACGCGCGGACACAATCGTTCGCGCCCACACCGCCGCCAAAGGAGCGCGACCCTCGCATGGCGCCCGCGCCAGCACCGCGCCCGAGGCCGCAAACCCAGATGCAGCCCGACACGGGTAGCAAAGGGCGCAGAGACCAGGTTCGATCGATGATCTTCTAA
- a CDS encoding Peptidylprolyl isomerase — protein sequence MSSSETGLPEGWEIRRSNSKNLPYYFHAATKDSRWEPPAGTDPEKLKQYMAAHHSSKGVAPANYANAGDKIRAAHLLVKHRDSRRPASWREPNITRSKEEARTLIEGYEAQIQAYEGTALDKAAEPKSLSELATTESDCSSARKGGDLGFFGRGDMQKEFEEASFALEKGQVSKVVETASGLHLIQRLE from the exons ATG TCGTCCAGCGAAACAGGACTGCCCGAGGGCTGGGAGATCCGTCGCTCCAACAGCAAGAACCTGCCGTACTACTTCCACGCCGCGACCAAGGACTCGCGCTGGGAGCCGCCCGCGGGCACTGACCCGGAGAAGCTCAAGCAGTACATGGCTGCCCACCACAGCTCCAAGGGCGTTGCGCCCGCCAACTACGCCAACGCGGGCGACAAGATCCGCGCCGCCCATCTGCTCGTCAAGCACAGGGACAGCCGGCGCCCGGCCAGCTGGAGGGAGCCCAACATCACCCGCTCCAAGGAGGAGGCGCGCACGCTGATCGAGGGCTACGAGGCGCAGATTCAGGCCTACGAGGGCACCGCGCTGGACAAGGCCGCCGAGCCCAAGTCGCTCTCGGAGCTGGCCACAACCGAGTCGGACTGCAGCAGTGCGCGCAAGGGCGGCGATCT GGGCTTCTTCGGCCGCGGCGATATGCAGAAGGAGTTTGAAGAGGCTTCGTTTGCGCTCGAGAAGGGACAGGTGAGCAAGGTGGTCGAGACTGCGTCCGGGCTGCACTTGATCCAGAG ACTGGAGTAG
- a CDS encoding metalloendopeptidase produces MHRIRYRACPSAFYRPAQRTLNHAPFRSYQRIPFGGGGPQYQRFNARSGVTGLFTRWAARPTFYRDVGVLTAGAGTVYVLNLEQVPVSGRRRFNFIPAKIEEALGESTVAEIKQQYHGRFLPEHDPRVRQVKRVLERLLPFAFKEGEGLSEMTWEVHVIDSPEMNAFVVPGGKVFVFTGILPHCQSEDGIAAVLGHEIAHVVAHHTAERMSQAPLILIPILASLALDVSFYSANMILQLFLSMPASRKHEAEADYIGLLMAAQACYRPEAAMEFWARMEKSGQQGPPQILSTHPSNHNREEKIKEWLPKAHEFAERSECAGTGRYVEQFQGALGGVGNAFGRW; encoded by the exons ATGCACCGCATACGATATCGAGCCTGCCCCAGCGCCTTCTACCGGCCCGCGCAAAGAACACTCAACCATGCGCCCTTCCGCAGCTACCAGAGAATCCCcttcggcggcggcggcccGCAGTACCAGCGCTTCAACGCGCGCTCGGGCGTCACCGGGCTCTTCACCCGCTGGGCAGCGCGACCAACCTTCTACCGCGACGTGGGCGTCCTGACAGCCGGCGCGGGCACCGTGTACGTGCTCAACCTCGAGCAAGTGCCCGTCTCGGGCCGGCGGCGGTTCAACTTCATCCCGGCCAAGATCGAAGAGGCGCTGGGCGAGTCGACGGTCGCGGAGATCAAGCAGCAGTACCACGGCCGGTTCTTGCCGGAGCATGATCCGAGGGTCAGGCAGGTAAAGAGGGTGCTGGAGCGCTTGCTGCCGTTTGCGTTCAAGGAGGGCGAGGGGCTGAGTGAGATGACGTGGGAGGTGCATGTCATTGATAGCCCGGAGATGAATGCGTTTGTCGTGCCGGGTGGGAAGGTGTTTGTTTTCACGGGAATCCTACCGCATTGCCAAAGCGAGGATGGCATTGCGGCGGTCCTGGGACACGAGATTGCACATGTAGTCGCACACCACACAGC CGAACGCATGTCCCAAGCCCCGCTCATCCTCATCCCCATCCTCGCCtccctcgccctcgacgtCTCCTTCTACAGCGCAAACATGATCCTGCAACTCTTCCTCTCCATGCCCGCCTCGCGCAAGCacgaagcagaagcagactACATTGGCCTGCTGATGGCGGCGCAAGCCTGCTACCGGCCCGAAGCCGCCATGGAATTCTGGGCCCGCATGGAGAAATCGGGACAGCAGGGCCCTCCGCAGATTCTAAGTACGCACCCCAGCAACCACAACCGCGAGGAGAAGATAAAAGAGTGGTTGCCCAAGGCGCACGAGTTTGCGGAACGCAGCGAGTGTGCAGGGACAGGGCGGTACGTGGAGCAGTTTCAGGGCGCGCTGGGTGGGGTCGGCAATGCGTTTGGGCGGTGGTGA